The segment TGGACCTCGGGCGAGATGGCCGGCGCAGGCGGGGGCTGCGGCGGCGCGGCTTCCGGGCCGCGGCTCAAATCCGCGTTCAGTCCTGGAAACGCGGCGCCGTACAACTCGGCATTACTCACCGTGGCCCGCTCGGGTATGGCCGGGTCGCCCGTTTGGCGCGTCACGGCCGCAACGGTCCCGGGCGGTTCTGTCGTCGCGCCGTTGGCCGGCACGCGGGGCAACGCTCCGTGGCCGTTGGTCTTGAGGGGCGTTTCCATCTCCTGCGCCATCGGGGCCGCATCAAGCCGCCTGGCCGGAGACTCTTCAAACGCGGTCTGGCGGCCGGCGCACCCGGCCAAGATGAGCAGAGGCAAGATCCCGCTGACCCACAACTTCTGGTGGCCGTTCACGTATTTGCTGTTCCCTCTCAGACGCTGCTGTCCTTCGCCACACGAGATCGCTAGCCGACCCGCTTGTCGTCAACCGGCACGCTCCACCGCGGCACGGGCAGGGTCGGCGCCGGCCCGTCGTTGCCGTCCCGCTAGTACGCGTTGCCCGCTTCCGCCTGCTTATTCCGAATGTCTTCCGCGCGCGTGGAAAGCTCGATGGCCTCCTTGACGCGCCCCGTCGCGTGATACAAGGCCGCCGTGGCCTGCAACCGCACCGCCACGTCAGGGTGGTCCGCGCGCAGCACGCGGTCCTGAATATACGCCGCCCGCTCAAAGAGCGGCTCCGCTTCCTCGTAACGGCCGAGATTGGTATACAGTATGCCGAGGTTGACAATACAGGTCGCCAGGAACGGATGCTCGCGCCGTTGCGCCTTCTCGTGCACTTCAATGGCGCGTTTCAGTAATTCCTCCGCCTCGACATATTCCCCGTTGGCGTTGTGAATCAACGCCAGTCCGTTCAGGCTGCGGCACACCTCCGCGCTCAGTTGATCGCGCCGGTTGATGTCGAGCGCTTCACGATACAACGACTCGGTTTCCGGAACCTTACCCCAAACATAGTACAGATCCGCAATATTGTTGAGCGAGACCGGCACTTCCCGGTGCTCCTTGCCCAACGACCTGCGTTTCAGGCGCAGCGCTTCCTGGAACGCCTTGTCCGCGTCCTCGAACCGGCCCTGCGAGGTGTACACGCGGCCGAGCGCGTCCAGCGTCTCCGCTTCCCGAAACGCGGTCTTCGTCTCCGGCAAGCCGCTCGCCAGCAACGTCTCCGCCTCCTTGTAGTCGCCGTCGCCAAAGCGCTCCTCGCCCGCAAAATAGTAGGAGACCCAGAGATTCAATTCGGCGCCCGCATTGATGCACAGACCCCCAAGCATCAACGCCAGCGCCACCCAACCGAAATGCTTGTTCTTCCGCATAATGTCATTCCCTTCATTCGCCTGTACTCCCGCCTTCCTCCTTCCACTCGCGGACGGCGGGATGGTAAATGCCCCATTGCCTCTCGACATACGTAAGAATAGCGCAAAAGGGTTTGCCAGTCAACAATTTCCATCAGATGGTTCCGTTGCGGGATTTGGTAAAGTATCCTTTACATTCCTGTCTCACGCGAAACCCTCGCATCTGGGCCGCCAATAGGTCCGGATGCCTCCGCCGGCACTCGTGCGTCGCAACCCGCGGCGGCCAAGTTCCGGCCCCCCGTAAACGAAGGGAAAAACGGGGATGGAAAATTCTGGACAAGTTGGAGTATAATCACATAAAAAGGCCGGAAAGGAGAAATACGCAGCTTTCCAGAGGTGGGGTGTTTGTGATTTTTCGTGCTTTTGCCGTGAGTGCAATAGGGATGTCAGTAGAAGCGTGCGCCCGCGCGAAGCGGTGCTAAGATGCGCGGCGCGAGGGAGGTTGTTATGCGAGTTGTTGGATACCGTATCGTACTAATTCTGGGGACGGCAGTCCTCTGCGCGTCACCGGGCACTGCGCAAACGTCTCTTGAGGTGCCGGCGGACGACATGGCCGCGGTGGAGGACTATCAGCCAGAACTCGAGTCCGCGGAACCGGCCGAGACGGCCGTGGCGCAAGCCGACAGCGAGGTATGGTGGGGAAACCGCGCCGTTTCGTACCGCAATTACATCCCAATCGAGGCGCCGGATTGCGTCGGCGATTGCACTTACTGCGACAAGAACATGATCTGCTGCCGCACGGGATGTCCTTGCGAAAATTGTCAATACATCTGCGATGACTGCAGCGATTGCCCTCCGGCCACGTTCGACAAGATTTTCTTCGACCTGGACAAGGCCGTGCTGCGCCCGGACGCAATCGTCGAATGTAACAAGGTGCTCGAGTACCTTCGAATCAATCCGGCGAAGCACGTTCTGATCGAAGGGCACTGCTGCGACCTGGCATCAGAGGTCTACAATATCGACCTGGGCCGTCGCCGTGCGGAGGCAGTGAGACAATATCTCATCGAGAATGGCGTCAGCGCCGAGCGGATCCTCATTGAGACGTACGGCGAAAGCCGCCCGTGGGTCGGTGTCGAGCAGCGCAACCTGAACCGGCGCGCCATTGTCATTGTGCTCCCCGACGGCGCGAAATAGACGCATACGATACCAGCAGAGCGCCGGCGCATCCTTGTTCGGTGTGCCGGCGGTTTCTTTTGGACCGCGCCGCCCCTGCTACTCGGGCCAGACCCCGGCATAGACCTCCGTGGCAGGGCCTTCCTGATACACGCAGCCATCCTCGGCCCACGTAATCGCCAGTTTTCCATAGCGGAGATGGACGTGCACGCGGCGGTCCACACGGCCGGTGATCATGGATGCAAGCGCGGCGCCGCAGGAACCGCTGCCGCTCGCCATCGTGACTCCGCTGCCCCGCTCCCAGATGCGCATGACGATATTGCCGCGGTCGAGCACGGTGACGAATTCCACGTTCGTGCGCTGAGGAAAGCGCGGATGACGCTCGACCTTCGGGCCAACAGCCGCAAGGTCGACCAAGGTTGCGTCGTCCACAAATGCCGCCGCGTGCGGGTTACCGATGTTGGCGCAGGTAATGCGCAGGGTTTCGCCATTCTCCAGCGCAAGCGGCTCTTCAATGACGCGGCCCGACGGCCCCTCCATGGGGATTTCGGCCCGGTCGAAACGCGGCCGGCCCATGTTGGACCGCACGGACACGACCCTGCCGCCTTCCGTGTTGAGGGTGACCCGGTTCGGTCCCCCGAGGGTGTCAATCACGAATTCCGTTTCATGGGTCATGCCCCGTTCGTAAACATATTTCGCGAAACAGCGGATGCCATTGCCGCAGGTCTCCGCTTCGCTGCCGTCGGCGTTAAAGATGCGCATGCGGAACGCGGCAGTCTCGCTGGGCAATATCAGGATGATGCCGTCGGCGCCCGCGCCAAGATGCCGCTCACTCATGCGCCGCGACAACTCGGGCCAGTCGCGGTCCGGGTAACGCTCGCCCTCGATGAACAGGTAATCGTTGCCGAGCCCGTGCATCTTGGTAAACGAAATGGTCATGGGGTCACCTCCTGCCGCGCACGTGCCGCTGAAGCGCCGCTTCCACGAAGATGCCAAGCAGTCGCGCGTAGGGTATGCCCGCGGCGGCGGCGGCCTGCGGAAACAGCGACGTCTCCGTCAACCCCGGGATCGTGTTCACCTCGAGCCAGACCGGGCCGCGCGCGTCGATGATAAAATCGCTGCGGCTCCAGATCGAGCAAC is part of the Candidatus Hydrogenedentota bacterium genome and harbors:
- a CDS encoding tetratricopeptide repeat protein; this encodes MRKNKHFGWVALALMLGGLCINAGAELNLWVSYYFAGEERFGDGDYKEAETLLASGLPETKTAFREAETLDALGRVYTSQGRFEDADKAFQEALRLKRRSLGKEHREVPVSLNNIADLYYVWGKVPETESLYREALDINRRDQLSAEVCRSLNGLALIHNANGEYVEAEELLKRAIEVHEKAQRREHPFLATCIVNLGILYTNLGRYEEAEPLFERAAYIQDRVLRADHPDVAVRLQATAALYHATGRVKEAIELSTRAEDIRNKQAEAGNAY
- a CDS encoding OmpA family protein, with translation MRVVGYRIVLILGTAVLCASPGTAQTSLEVPADDMAAVEDYQPELESAEPAETAVAQADSEVWWGNRAVSYRNYIPIEAPDCVGDCTYCDKNMICCRTGCPCENCQYICDDCSDCPPATFDKIFFDLDKAVLRPDAIVECNKVLEYLRINPAKHVLIEGHCCDLASEVYNIDLGRRRAEAVRQYLIENGVSAERILIETYGESRPWVGVEQRNLNRRAIVIVLPDGAK
- a CDS encoding diaminopimelate epimerase — protein: MSFTKMHGLGNDYLFIEGERYPDRDWPELSRRMSERHLGAGADGIILILPSETAAFRMRIFNADGSEAETCGNGIRCFAKYVYERGMTHETEFVIDTLGGPNRVTLNTEGGRVVSVRSNMGRPRFDRAEIPMEGPSGRVIEEPLALENGETLRITCANIGNPHAAAFVDDATLVDLAAVGPKVERHPRFPQRTNVEFVTVLDRGNIVMRIWERGSGVTMASGSGSCGAALASMITGRVDRRVHVHLRYGKLAITWAEDGCVYQEGPATEVYAGVWPE